The DNA sequence TGATATATACAAAAAGGAACACAAGCAACTAAAAGATGGAGAAACTACCTTCAAAGCAAACATCCCAAAGAGAGAAGACCCTTTAAGGGCACGATCAGTAGCAGGAGGGCAATCATTTGGAATATTACTGATAAACAATCCATAGAGACCCATACCAAATATCAGCATGACCGTTCCAGCTAGATAAACATCTGCATCAAGTGGACAATCAAGCATCATATTCAGCTTTAGTGGTAGAAGTGTAAGATGATAATAATACTTTTTGTCAAGTCACGCAGATAGTTTATGTTTTCTTCATGTTTAGACAACGTTGCTTAGATATtctgacaaacaaaaagagcTCATCGGGAGTTTgcaaaataaaattataaaggtAACAAATGTAGATCTAGAAACAGAGAACCTTATTGTCTGTGACTTCTATTATTAGAAAGAAGTAGCACACTATATTTCAGGCTAATTTTTAGTTCATAGTTATATAACTGGTCAACTATTTTACAAGTTCATGTACTTAAacagaaaaaagaaaaacatgAGAATAGTATAACTTCAGGAACTCACCGATAGCTTCAACTAAACGGAGAACCATCTGCCCTGTGTGAATTCCTTTAGAACAGCTGGACCAGTAAACTTTGTATGCATCCACAATGTAGACGCAACCCTAGAAAAAAATTGTAGCTGTCAATGTGATTGAACTAATCCGAGGTGGGGATGATATCTTAAAAGGCGAGTACAAGTTTGTAGATTATGTGTTTCCCATAAGAGAAATATACATACACACTGGGTGCGCGTGCTTGAATAGTACAACACTGGCATCAGCGCTTTCAAAGAAAAAAGAAATCTATATTGCATCATAAAACAAGCTGATCACAATGTAGCAATGGGTGAAATAAAACCCATCATCACTGAGATACCACTACCTCCCCTGCTTCAGTTTTGCTTTAGATATACAAAGCATATGAAATTTTCAAAAGATTGCAGACGTCTCTCACTTCGGCTAAAAACCAATGTCTAAAAAAATTATGATTGATGTCTTCGCTTGTGATGTTAAAGGTCATGACCTTAGATATCGGTTTTTACCCAACGTTTATTGCATATTTACACATCAGTTCTCTTTAGTCTGCAGTTGTTGAATGTCTCTTTCAACATCAGATTACTTTAAGAAAATGATGTAAGAGAATGTCAAAGATATCGGTTTTGACTAACCTTGTCTAATAATACTTGATGTACCTGTTACAAATACTCTCTTCAATTATATAATAGATAATCGTGCCTAAACACAAATAAAAAGATGGCTCGGTGAATTTTGAATCCATGTACTCAAGAAATCCTAAATTATGGGATCCCATTTCAATAAAATTTGATATCAGTCCCAATGATAAATAATTTCATGCTCTTCCTCTTAAGAACGACAGTTAACCAACTTGGAAAGTGAAAGTTATGAAAAGAAATCACCGATACTGAGGAAACTATGACgccattttttttttttttttttgctaagtcGCTATTTTACTTCAGTTTGATCAGAAGGTTGGTAATTCAAATGACGGGAGAGGAAAAACAAAGATTAAGCTATTTAGGAAAGTCTGAAGATTAAAACGAGCAGGATATACAGTAATTAGCACCCTCCCTTCTGAGTTACTTTAAGAAAAAAGCAAGATTTATATTTGAACACAATGAACTAGTTACTACAGAATAATATATAGAAATTTCTTATGAATCATAAAGATTTTAAATCCGAAAATGATCAATGAAAGTTGAAAGGGGAAATGACAAACAATTTGAAAGAATGACATTTTTTTTTTGCCAAGAAGAATGACATTAATAACAATAGGTAATTTTTCTGTTTTATTATGAATTCATTTAAACCAACCACTTCTAGCAGAACGTTCACATCAGCAACTTTCAAGTATAAGTACGCTGAACAGGATCAACTTTATTATTTATCTACAGGGACGGTAATCATTTCACAGTGATTTCAAGCGATTCTTTGGAAAACATAACTTTCCTCATGTTAGAAAACATATAAGGAATGCATACTATTCATGTTGAAAATAATGATCTAATAAAATATCATTCAAGGAGTAACTAGCTGGACTTTGAATCTGTAGTTCGGATGCTCATCATAGAATAATTATAAGGTAAACTGAGAAATTACATTGAGAAAGCACAGCAATGAACCGGCTAATGATCCCGCAACAGCTAGAAGGGCCAGAAAGCGAAAGTCAAATATTACCTGCTCAGTAGAAGAAAAATTACTTTTGATTAAGTAGAGAATGCATAAAGACACTTTAGGATTACACATATTAGGTAAGGAAAAAATATTATCAACAAAATATATACTTGACAGTATTACCTGGTATGACGGGCATATTAATGAGGAAGATAATAATATCAGCATTCGGTCAAAGAATGTGAAGACTACGGAGGTTACATGACCAAATTGAATAAACATTAACAAGTGAAAGCACTCAAACATGGCTATGAAGCATAAAAAAACGGGTGCATAAACCATAAGGTGGGTGATAAACTCTAACAATCTGGGGTAACGCTGGGACATAGCAGAATACAAACCTTAATCTATCACTCCAAAGGCTCACTTAAAACGTCATTACTTGTTAATAACTTAGTACTCCATTGTAGCGCACACCTCATTTGAAAAATGAAAAGAGTCACAAAGTTTATGAGGAAATAGTTGTTGACATGGTCATAACTTTTAAACAATAAGTATCTCTAACATTATGAATATCAGTTCTTTATCTCAATCATCTTGGCATGCTCtgtctaaataaaagaaagagcagaaAAGCATAAACTTGAGGTACGGCCAATTCTTTCTTgaaaccccccccccccctccaGCGCAAAATTTTCCATTAGTGATGTACCAGGGTCTGCTCTTCCTACTAAGTTTGAGCACCAGGAAGACTCAATAATACACCTCCCAAAGTCTGCTAACCTATAACTGTATCAAGAATGCCCATGTGAAGTCCATCATTCTGAAAAAACAGTAAATCGTCCAAAAGCAATTTTTATTCATCAGTTCTCCTAAGTATATTCCAAGAAGTCTAAGGGAACAAGGTATTAAAGAAGATTCATGAGAAACAATGATAGCCATATATTTGTATGGGGCAACCTTGCAATGTAAAAATAACCACTAAGAGAGAAGAATCTATTCATAATAAGAAATCTCGAGATACATACCCAAACTCTATTCTAGTATATACGTTCTCCCTATTCAAACTTGGAAAATGATCCAAATGCTAATATTTCATAACCGATCCTACCACAAGCATTAGAGTAGTTTTACTTCCCATGAATTCCTGACCAATAGATCTATGCTAGTCAATGCTCAGAAACTACTACTGACAATTTAACTTCCACAAGTGGTTTGTCAAAAACAAGTTCGTATTGAAGCAAAGACAGAGTAAAGGAGTTTACAGTTACTTAACATTAACCACATCATGATCAACAAAACACTGCTTCATAAATAGTATATATATGTTGATCTTCTTAGATTCTCGGTTTAAGAATATTGTTTAATTTTTGAGTAGGTTAAGGTGGACAAAAAAAAGGTTTCATGTAAGTTATTAGTCGGGATATTAACATTTGCAGAAAATATCACCTTGTATTTCATCAGGCACCTCTATCACCCATGTCCTAAAACATTTCAGTTGCTTTAATACTGGTTGGGTACATGCAGCCTCATGTACACTCCTCTTGAGTAAAATATACACCAAAATATAAATACATTCTCTATCACTAAATTGAAGTGCCTCATAAACTCAAAGTTGTCAACAAAGCATCCCAAGTTTAAGTTATCCAAAGGTATATTTTCAATTTTTGCGAAGTTTCAGAACACACACTAAATTTTGCTTCTTAAAAAAAAAGATATAAGAACTGCCTCTTATTACTAGACATTTTGTTTTCTAATTTTTGCAAACACGATTGCATATGGTTATCTAAGGATCTGGCTTGCTGATAATTTCCCATTCTCAACTTCAGAAGTTAGCAAACTGAATTAACAGCTCAAATTAAGAGAGTAAAATGTCCCCATTCAGTCACATAGTTCTAGCAAGCTTCGAGCATAAATCAACATTATACACAAGTCTATCTTACCAGCAATGGAGGGTGATCACATTTGATAACgtcacatatatacatatattttggtAGTGACATCTGATTACTTATAAGTGATTTACTatcaaatttgaaattcaaaaaataataatatatgaaCCTAAATGAATAATGCATCACAAGTTTTTCTTACCGTCTGAGCAAGAACAGAACATAACATATGAGTAAAAATACCATTATTACTATATTTGGAAATTTTAGAGGCCTATAAATACCCTGATCCAAAGTTAAAAAATTCATGTAGTCAGTCTGGCACAAACATCAGGTACTGTTAACTTTCCGCTCTTATTATGCACCATCCACGTACAAGATTTAATGATTTTCGAGCATAATAAGTATGTAAAGGTTTACCAAAACTAACATCAGCCACAAATCCGTACCCCTTAGATTATTACCATTATGAGAATTACCAATCAtcttaaattttgttttaaaaaattaaaGTTTAGATTGCAAACACAAACAAATGAGAATTTCCAGCGACCCAAAAATTTCCCAAATGATAATGTGTGAGCGAGATGATTTGTAGTATTTCTAACAAATACATGAACCCTGAGCCCCAAATCAAAACACGTCACGTATCATTAGGAAAAATATTTGGGATGTTTTTCGGGATCAGTAATCATAAAATTTAATAATCAAACAACAAACGTAGAAACATTTACAAGACCACACCAAAACTTATTGCTTACCCGTTCAATATTGGACTCAGTGGAACGAAGAAAGCGAGCAACCGGGGTTCCACCGCTACTCGAAACCGCATAATTTAAGACCTTATCAGGAGGAGGTTTGCTAGATGATGGTACTTTGGTTGTTGAAGTAGTGTTAGTTGATGAAACATGAATATTACTATCAGTTgaagatggtgaagaagaagatAAAGAGGATGAGTTTAAAGTTAATCTTCTGTAACAAGTTGTTGTTTTAAGTGAAGGAGGGTTGTATTTAGACAGAGAGATGAGAGGCAAAGGAGTAGCATGAACTGAAGCAAGTAGCGCCATTCAAGATGTTCGAGTGTGTGATGATGTGCGTGTTTTAAATGATTGGTGAGCAAGAGATTTGAAGGTGAGATGCTTTTATACGTTTGTGCTGGGATATTGaaaaagttttttttttaaataataagcTTGCATATCTAGATATCAAAATTCTCGAATAATTTTCTGGCGACAGAACTCACAATACGATTATTTGGGTCATcccaaatttttaaaaatctttttcTGGTAATACGTCAAAAATCCCTTTTTACCTAATTGATTGATAAATAATGTTGATATATAGTAAGTAGGGTAGCACTCCATTGAGAATTGTGGGAatcattatttaaaaaaaataaaatatgtaatttattttatttttcatgtTAAAAATTTTAATTATCTAGTTACAAATTGAAATtacacaattttttatttaaaaaactATTGAAATTATTGAAAAAGTTTTAAATGGTTCTATAGGAGAATCAGAAGCAtacttattaaaaattatttcactataaaatcaaatttaaaatcaagtaattttatcaaattttaattattaatttttttattatatttattattctagattagcattaattttatattttttaaaataaaaattttacaatttataatgagattttaTAATAAAAGCAATGTTCTCCGCGATTATTCATATAAAATGGTTTTTCATGGAATAACTTAGAACTGGTAGGTAGGCCTGATCCCGCTAGCTGAAAGACATGGGCCATAGTAAGTATTTGAATATAAAAAAAGTATATTTGTAAAACTTTATATAAGTTATTATTCTTTAACATATAATAATATGTTTTTAATCATTATTAAACTATGGGTTAACATATATAAGCTTAACAAAGAACCTCCGTGGAGAAACCTTTGATTTTAgagaatttaccaaaaatactaacttttctatttttttttgtgattttacCATGTTCtgatttttttgcaaaaatacgaaataattcaaaatcaaccaaaatcaacTAGATATGCAACTAGTTGAATAAAGTTTTTTTGG is a window from the Apium graveolens cultivar Ventura chromosome 1, ASM990537v1, whole genome shotgun sequence genome containing:
- the LOC141661504 gene encoding uncharacterized protein LOC141661504 — protein: MALLASVHATPLPLISLSKYNPPSLKTTTCYRRLTLNSSSLSSSSPSSTDSNIHVSSTNTTSTTKVPSSSKPPPDKVLNYAVSSSGGTPVARFLRSTESNIERVIFDFRFLALLAVAGSLAGSLLCFLNGCVYIVDAYKVYWSSCSKGIHTGQMVLRLVEAIDVYLAGTVMLIFGMGLYGLFISNIPNDCPPATDRALKGSSLFGMFALKERPLWMKISSLDELKTKVGHVIVMILLVKMFERSKMVTIATGLDLLSYSVCIFLSSASLYILHNLHKGE